The Geobacillus stearothermophilus ATCC 12980 genome contains a region encoding:
- the zapA gene encoding cell division protein ZapA, with protein MTEQPKTRVSVRIYGQDYTIVGAESPAHIRLVAAFVDDKMHEFSEKNPLLDVPKLAVLTAVNIASEYLKLKEQYQRLAEQLKQEKDGKQDD; from the coding sequence TTGACAGAACAGCCAAAAACGCGAGTGAGCGTCCGCATCTATGGACAAGACTACACGATCGTCGGCGCGGAAAGCCCGGCCCACATCCGGCTCGTGGCGGCGTTCGTTGATGATAAAATGCATGAATTCAGCGAGAAAAATCCGCTTCTTGATGTGCCGAAGCTGGCCGTGTTGACAGCCGTCAACATCGCCAGTGAGTATCTCAAACTGAAAGAACAATATCAACGGCTGGCGGAACAGCTGAAACAGGAAAAGGACGGGAAACAGGATGATTGA
- the polX gene encoding DNA polymerase/3'-5' exonuclease PolX, protein MSVHKKEVIRLLETIALYMEIKGENPFKVNAFRKAANALETDERSLAEIGDFTAIPGIGKSTAAIITEFVETGSSSVLEELKRDIPETLLSLLKIPGLGGKKIAKLHQELGIVDMDGLKEACLVGKVRELPGFGAKTEEKLLAAIEEAGKRPERLPLARVLAAAADVERQLACLDGVIRFSRAGSLRRVNETVKDLDYVIATDRPAAVRDGLLRFERVREVIAAGETKVSLLLRYDDDVAVDFRLVSGAQFATALHHFTGSKEHNVRMRQLAKERGEKISEYGVEDEATGKVKTFPDEAAFYAHFGLPHIPPELREDGTEIERYSDRYPLVRLEDIQGDLHMHSAWSDGACSLEELVEACRRLGYRYMAITDHSQFLKVANGLTPDRLRRQREEIERLNARYSDFTILAGIEMDILPDGTLDYDDDVLKELDFVIAAIHSAFKQPREAIMKRLEAAFRNPYVDVIAHPTGRLIGQRGGYDVDLDRLMKLAAETNTVLELNANPSRLDLSAAYVKKAEEAGAYIAINTDAHHLDMLDDMAIGVATARKGWIKNETVINTWPLDKLRQFLRDKRTK, encoded by the coding sequence ATGAGCGTCCATAAAAAAGAAGTCATCCGCCTGCTTGAAACGATCGCACTGTATATGGAGATCAAAGGAGAAAATCCATTTAAGGTCAACGCCTTCCGCAAAGCGGCGAACGCCTTGGAAACGGATGAGCGGAGCCTCGCGGAAATCGGCGACTTCACCGCCATTCCCGGCATCGGCAAAAGCACGGCGGCGATCATCACCGAGTTTGTCGAAACCGGTTCATCATCGGTGCTCGAGGAATTAAAGCGCGATATTCCGGAAACGCTTCTTTCCTTGCTTAAGATCCCGGGGCTTGGCGGCAAAAAAATCGCCAAGCTGCATCAAGAGCTCGGTATTGTCGATATGGATGGATTGAAAGAAGCGTGTCTGGTGGGAAAAGTGCGGGAGCTTCCTGGTTTTGGCGCGAAAACGGAGGAAAAGTTGTTGGCGGCGATTGAGGAGGCGGGCAAACGCCCTGAGCGGCTGCCGCTCGCTCGGGTGCTCGCCGCCGCGGCGGATGTGGAACGCCAGCTTGCTTGTCTTGATGGCGTGATCCGCTTCTCGCGGGCCGGCAGTTTGCGTCGCGTAAACGAAACGGTGAAAGATTTGGATTATGTCATCGCCACCGACCGTCCGGCTGCGGTGCGCGACGGGCTTCTTCGTTTTGAGCGTGTCCGCGAGGTCATCGCTGCTGGGGAAACGAAAGTGTCGCTTCTGCTTCGCTATGACGACGATGTGGCCGTCGACTTCCGGCTGGTTAGCGGGGCGCAGTTTGCGACCGCGCTCCATCATTTCACCGGATCGAAGGAGCATAACGTGCGCATGCGCCAGCTCGCCAAAGAGCGCGGGGAGAAAATCAGCGAATACGGCGTGGAAGACGAAGCGACTGGCAAGGTGAAAACGTTCCCGGATGAAGCGGCGTTTTACGCCCATTTCGGGCTGCCGCACATTCCCCCGGAGCTGCGTGAAGACGGCACGGAAATCGAGCGCTATTCGGATCGATATCCGCTTGTCCGCCTTGAAGACATTCAAGGCGATTTGCATATGCATTCGGCATGGAGCGACGGGGCGTGTTCGCTTGAGGAGCTCGTTGAGGCGTGCCGCCGCCTCGGCTATCGGTATATGGCCATCACCGACCATTCGCAATTTTTGAAAGTCGCCAACGGTTTGACGCCGGATCGATTGCGGCGCCAGCGCGAGGAAATCGAACGGCTGAACGCGCGCTATTCGGATTTTACCATCCTCGCCGGCATTGAGATGGATATTTTGCCGGACGGGACGCTCGATTACGATGATGACGTGCTCAAGGAGCTGGATTTTGTCATCGCCGCCATTCACTCTGCGTTCAAACAGCCGCGCGAGGCGATCATGAAGCGGCTCGAGGCGGCGTTTCGCAATCCGTACGTCGATGTCATCGCCCATCCGACCGGAAGGCTCATCGGCCAGCGCGGCGGTTATGACGTCGATCTCGATCGGCTCATGAAACTCGCGGCCGAGACGAACACGGTGCTTGAGTTAAACGCCAACCCGAGCCGTCTCGATTTGTCGGCAGCTTACGTGAAAAAAGCCGAGGAAGCGGGGGCGTATATTGCCATTAACACGGACGCCCACCATTTGGACATGCTTGATGATATGGCTATTGGCGTGGCGACGGCAAGGAAAGGCTGGATCAAGAACGAAACGGTCATCAACACATGGCCGCTTGACAAGCTGCGGCAGTTTTTGCGCGACAAACGAACGAAATGA
- a CDS encoding CvpA family protein, whose protein sequence is MIDVVLLFVLLMGAMIGLKRGFILQFIHMAGFLIAFFVAYRYYERFVPTLRLWIPYPTFGDPETMKLLFQSTHLDDAYYRAISFALLFFAVKIVLQIGSMLDFVAQLPLLRSVNRLAGAALGFAEVYLLVFLLLYIGALVPIDSVQEQLQRSLMATVIVKHTPVLSDMLNHWWIHGRV, encoded by the coding sequence ATGATTGATGTCGTGCTGCTATTTGTCCTGTTGATGGGGGCGATGATCGGGCTGAAGCGCGGCTTTATCCTTCAATTCATTCATATGGCCGGGTTTCTCATCGCCTTTTTCGTCGCCTATCGCTATTATGAACGGTTTGTGCCGACATTGCGCCTTTGGATTCCGTATCCGACGTTCGGAGACCCGGAGACGATGAAGCTGCTGTTTCAGAGCACGCATTTGGACGATGCCTATTATCGGGCGATTTCCTTTGCGCTTTTGTTTTTTGCTGTGAAAATCGTCCTGCAAATCGGCTCGATGCTTGATTTCGTCGCCCAACTGCCGCTCTTGCGAAGCGTCAACCGCCTGGCGGGGGCGGCGCTCGGGTTTGCGGAAGTGTATTTGCTCGTCTTTTTGCTGTTGTATATCGGGGCGCTCGTGCCGATTGACAGCGTGCAGGAGCAGCTGCAGCGTTCGCTTATGGCGACCGTGATTGTGAAACATACGCCGGTGTTGTCGGACATGCTTAATCATTGGTGGATTCATGGCCGCGTCTGA
- the rnhC gene encoding ribonuclease HIII: protein MSNYVIQADQQLLDALRAHYEGALSDRLPAGALFAVKRPDVVITAYRSGKVLFQGKAAEQEAAKWISGASASNETADHQPSALAAHQLGSLSAIGSDEVGTGDYFGPIVVAAAYVDRPHIAKIAALGVKDSKQLNDEAIKRIAPAIMETVPHAVTVLDNPQYNRWQRSGMPQTKMKALLHNRTLVKLVDAIAPAEPEAIIIDEFLKRDSYFRYLSDEDRIIRERVHCLPKAESVHVSVAAASIIARYVFLEEMEQLSRAVGLLLPKGAGAIVDEAAARIIRARGEEMLETCAKLHFANTKKALAIAKRRK from the coding sequence TTGTCAAACTATGTGATTCAAGCCGACCAACAGCTGCTTGACGCCTTGCGCGCCCACTATGAAGGCGCCTTGTCCGACCGGCTTCCGGCTGGAGCGTTGTTTGCCGTCAAACGCCCGGATGTCGTGATCACCGCCTACCGCTCAGGCAAAGTGCTGTTTCAAGGGAAAGCGGCGGAGCAAGAAGCAGCGAAATGGATATCAGGGGCGAGCGCCTCAAACGAAACAGCTGACCACCAGCCGTCCGCTTTGGCAGCTCATCAACTCGGGTCTCTTTCCGCCATCGGTTCCGATGAAGTCGGCACCGGCGATTATTTCGGCCCGATCGTCGTCGCCGCCGCCTACGTGGATCGGCCGCATATCGCCAAAATCGCGGCGCTTGGCGTGAAAGATTCGAAACAATTGAACGATGAAGCGATCAAACGGATCGCACCAGCCATCATGGAAACCGTGCCGCATGCGGTCACCGTGCTGGATAACCCCCAATACAACCGCTGGCAGCGAAGCGGCATGCCGCAGACGAAAATGAAGGCGCTCCTTCACAACCGGACGCTCGTGAAACTCGTTGACGCCATCGCGCCCGCCGAACCAGAAGCAATCATCATCGACGAATTTTTAAAACGGGATTCGTATTTCCGTTACCTTTCCGATGAAGATCGCATTATCCGCGAGCGGGTGCACTGCCTTCCCAAGGCGGAAAGTGTCCACGTATCAGTCGCCGCCGCCTCGATCATCGCCCGCTATGTGTTTTTAGAGGAGATGGAGCAATTATCCCGCGCCGTCGGCCTTTTGCTCCCGAAAGGTGCCGGCGCCATCGTTGACGAAGCCGCCGCCCGGATCATCCGCGCGCGGGGGGAAGAGATGCTCGAG
- a CDS encoding endonuclease MutS2, protein MQRKVLHTLEFDKVKEQLAEHASSPLGLEKIEALMPSSDLEEMAAWLEETDEAAAVLRLAGYAPLDGVVNIRPHLKRASIGGVLSPQELVETASTLTASRQMKRLIMDLHEEHGGLDRLSIYADELVEVPALEHDIRRSIDDHGEVLDAASDRLRSLRGQIRSVEARIREKLESIIRSPSAQKRLSDAIITIRNDRYVIPVKQEYRSAYGGIVHDQSASGATLFIEPQAVVELNNALREARAKEKQEIERILRELSAKVAEQAEPLARAVESLAALDFAFAKAKYARRLQAAKPAVNNRGYLRFVQARHPLLDQEKAVPNDIELGGDYTTIVITGPNTGGKTVTLKTVGLLTLMAQAGLFIPAADGSEAAVFRAVYADIGDEQSIEQSLSTFSSHMVNIVDILRHVDGQSLVLFDELGAGTDPQEGAALAIAILDEVHGRGARTVATTHYPELKAYGYNRPGVVNASVEFDTETLRPTYKLLIGIPGRSNAFDISRRLGLDERIIERAKAQVSAESHNVENMIASLERSKKQAEEDEARARAALEEAERLRAEWEQKLEALEEEKEERLAEAAKQATDIIRAAEREAERVIHELRRLQKEKQAEVKEHELAEAKQRLAAAVPKVEKRKRAKKQAPRHVFQPGDEVKVTSLNQKGYLIEKVSDDEWQVQLGILKMKIHERDLEYIGSAPVNDVTPIATVKGKDAHVSLELDLRGERYEDALLRLEKYLDDAVLAGYARVSIIHGKGTGALRQGVQQFLKQHRAVKSFRFGEANEGGTGVTVVELK, encoded by the coding sequence GTGCAACGAAAAGTGCTTCACACCTTGGAGTTCGATAAAGTGAAAGAGCAGTTGGCTGAGCATGCGTCCTCGCCGCTCGGTTTGGAAAAAATCGAGGCGCTCATGCCGTCATCCGATTTGGAGGAGATGGCCGCTTGGCTTGAGGAAACGGATGAAGCGGCCGCTGTTTTGCGACTTGCTGGCTATGCGCCGCTTGACGGAGTTGTCAACATTCGCCCTCATTTGAAACGGGCGTCGATCGGCGGCGTGCTCAGTCCGCAAGAACTCGTGGAAACGGCATCCACCTTGACCGCAAGCCGGCAGATGAAACGGCTGATTATGGATCTGCATGAAGAGCACGGGGGATTGGATCGTCTGTCCATTTATGCCGATGAGCTCGTGGAGGTGCCGGCGCTTGAGCATGACATTCGCCGTTCGATCGACGACCATGGCGAGGTATTGGATGCCGCAAGCGACCGCCTCCGTTCGCTCCGCGGGCAAATTCGGTCAGTGGAAGCGCGCATCCGCGAGAAGCTTGAGAGCATCATTCGCTCGCCGTCGGCGCAAAAGCGGCTGTCGGACGCCATCATTACGATCCGCAACGACCGCTATGTCATTCCGGTGAAACAAGAGTATCGCAGTGCCTATGGCGGCATCGTCCACGACCAGTCGGCGTCCGGGGCGACGCTGTTTATCGAGCCGCAGGCGGTCGTCGAGTTGAACAACGCACTCCGCGAAGCGCGGGCGAAAGAAAAGCAAGAAATCGAACGCATTTTGCGCGAACTGTCGGCAAAAGTCGCTGAGCAGGCTGAACCGCTTGCGCGGGCGGTTGAGTCGCTTGCGGCGCTCGATTTTGCGTTTGCCAAGGCGAAATACGCCCGCCGGCTGCAAGCCGCGAAGCCAGCGGTCAATAACCGAGGCTATCTTCGCTTTGTGCAGGCCCGCCATCCGCTGCTTGATCAAGAAAAGGCGGTGCCGAATGACATTGAACTCGGCGGCGATTATACGACGATCGTCATAACAGGCCCAAACACCGGCGGGAAAACGGTGACGTTAAAAACGGTCGGCTTGTTGACATTAATGGCGCAAGCGGGGCTGTTTATCCCGGCGGCCGACGGATCGGAAGCGGCGGTGTTCCGCGCAGTGTACGCGGATATCGGCGACGAGCAGTCGATCGAACAAAGCTTGAGCACGTTCTCGTCCCATATGGTCAATATTGTCGACATTTTGCGCCATGTCGATGGCCAAAGCCTTGTGCTGTTTGATGAGCTCGGAGCAGGCACCGACCCGCAGGAAGGGGCGGCGCTTGCCATCGCCATCTTGGATGAAGTGCACGGGCGCGGGGCGCGGACGGTGGCGACGACGCATTATCCCGAATTGAAAGCGTACGGCTACAACCGCCCCGGGGTGGTGAACGCGAGCGTTGAATTTGACACCGAAACGCTCCGTCCGACGTATAAACTATTGATCGGCATTCCCGGCCGCAGCAACGCCTTTGACATCTCACGCCGCTTGGGGTTGGATGAGCGGATTATCGAGCGGGCGAAAGCGCAAGTGAGCGCGGAAAGCCATAACGTGGAAAACATGATCGCGTCGCTCGAACGGAGCAAAAAGCAAGCCGAGGAAGACGAAGCACGGGCGCGCGCGGCGTTGGAGGAAGCGGAGCGGCTGCGCGCCGAGTGGGAGCAAAAGCTCGAAGCGCTCGAAGAGGAAAAAGAAGAGAGGCTGGCTGAAGCGGCGAAGCAGGCAACGGACATCATCCGCGCCGCCGAGCGCGAAGCCGAGCGGGTGATCCATGAACTGCGCCGCCTGCAAAAAGAAAAGCAGGCGGAAGTGAAAGAACATGAGCTCGCCGAGGCAAAACAGCGGCTCGCCGCCGCCGTGCCGAAAGTCGAGAAACGGAAAAGAGCAAAAAAACAGGCGCCGCGCCATGTATTCCAGCCGGGTGATGAAGTGAAGGTGACGAGCCTCAACCAAAAAGGCTACTTGATCGAAAAAGTGTCGGACGATGAATGGCAAGTGCAGCTCGGCATTTTGAAAATGAAAATTCACGAGCGTGACTTAGAATACATCGGCAGCGCGCCGGTGAACGACGTGACGCCGATTGCGACCGTGAAAGGCAAGGACGCCCATGTGAGCCTTGAGCTTGATTTGCGCGGCGAACGGTACGAAGACGCGCTCCTTCGGCTTGAGAAATACTTGGATGACGCCGTGCTCGCCGGATATGCGCGCGTCTCCATCATCCACGGCAAAGGGACAGGCGCGCTCCGTCAAGGGGTGCAGCAGTTTTTAAAGCAGCACAGGGCGGTCAAAAGCTTCCGATTTGGTGAGGCGAATGAAGGCGGGACCGGGGTGACGGTCGTGGAACTGAAATGA
- a CDS encoding DUF350 domain-containing protein, with protein sequence MAPFWEHEMVRTAANFSVAVLCIVVFLAVFELVTKYKNWEEIQKGNMAVAMATGGKIFGIANIFRYALAHHESLLSMVGWGVYGFLLLLAAYFIYEFLTPKFNIDDEIANDNRAVGFISMVISVGLSFVIGEGIQ encoded by the coding sequence ATGGCGCCGTTTTGGGAGCACGAAATGGTGAGAACCGCTGCCAATTTCAGCGTCGCCGTGCTGTGCATCGTGGTGTTTTTGGCCGTGTTTGAACTCGTCACGAAGTATAAAAACTGGGAAGAAATTCAAAAAGGCAATATGGCAGTGGCGATGGCAACCGGCGGAAAGATTTTTGGCATTGCCAATATTTTTCGTTACGCGCTCGCCCACCATGAGTCGCTGTTGTCGATGGTCGGCTGGGGCGTGTACGGGTTTTTGCTTCTGCTCGCTGCGTATTTTATTTATGAATTTTTGACGCCGAAGTTTAACATCGATGATGAAATCGCCAACGACAACCGGGCGGTCGGCTTTATCTCGATGGTCATTTCCGTCGGTTTGTCGTTTGTCATCGGCGAAGGGATTCAGTAA